Proteins from one Streptosporangium becharense genomic window:
- a CDS encoding TetR/AcrR family transcriptional regulator — MNTRKNSGGSTTTPVKRQGTTKRAASGSASERRDHLVKLAAELFARKGFQATTVREIAEEAGILSGSLYHHFDSKETIVDEVLTTFLDDLVGRYRAALEQGGDPRTILSEMVRIGFSTLEPHRAAITVMQNDWNYLRSLPGNRFDYLVRAEEEVERMWVEQIKRGQAAGQLRSDVDPKLTYRMIRDTIWVAVRWFRPGGRLNTGGLAEHYITVLFDGVATGERSSQHG, encoded by the coding sequence GTGAACACGCGAAAGAACTCCGGCGGCTCGACCACGACCCCGGTCAAGCGCCAGGGCACGACGAAACGCGCCGCATCCGGCTCCGCCTCGGAGCGCCGTGATCACCTCGTCAAACTCGCCGCCGAGCTCTTCGCCCGCAAAGGCTTCCAGGCGACCACCGTCCGCGAGATCGCGGAGGAGGCGGGCATCCTCTCCGGGAGCCTCTACCACCACTTCGACTCCAAGGAGACGATCGTCGACGAGGTGCTGACCACCTTCCTCGACGACCTCGTCGGCCGCTACCGCGCCGCGCTGGAGCAGGGCGGCGACCCGCGCACGATCCTCTCAGAGATGGTGCGCATCGGTTTCAGCACTCTGGAGCCGCACCGCGCCGCGATCACCGTCATGCAGAACGACTGGAACTACCTGCGCTCCCTCCCCGGGAACCGCTTCGACTACCTGGTCAGGGCGGAGGAGGAGGTCGAGCGGATGTGGGTCGAGCAGATCAAGCGCGGCCAGGCGGCCGGTCAGCTCCGTTCCGACGTCGACCCCAAGCTCACCTACCGCATGATCCGTGACACCATCTGGGTGGCCGTGCGCTGGTTCCGCCCCGGGGGCCGCCTGAACACCGGCGGCCTCGCCGAGCACTACATCACGGTCCTGTTCGACGGCGTGGCCACCGGCGAGCGAAGCAGCCAGCACGGCTGA